The following nucleotide sequence is from Primulina tabacum isolate GXHZ01 chromosome 2, ASM2559414v2, whole genome shotgun sequence.
ATTTGTCATGAAGATAAGCCTTTGAGACAAAACCATCTAAATGTTGTGTTACATTTTCTGCACACTATATTTCTACTATTTAAAGTTCAGCACAATTCAGAGTTCATTAAAAAGTAACAAGCACATCTGAATCTCAAATGGACAATCTAAATTGCAAATTAAAGCAACTAAAGAAATAATGAAGCTGCTTTAAGACTAAAAGGGTATAATCCTCCAATTTGTAGTGAAACGAACACGAGAAATGGCAAGAAACAAAGCACATAATATAGCTCGACCAGGTGTATTTTGACAAACCTGATTTACCCAATTGATTATTTTTGACTGAGTTAACAACCCCTTTGCTTCAGGATCTTGTTCACATCTCGATCTCCAAAATGAGGGCTTGAAACCCTTCTCTTTAGGTGTTGATTGTGTCAATGAACATTTTTGCCTATCATCATTGTCAATTACAATCTCGAGAGAGTTTTTATCCGGAAATTTCATGGTTCGAAGATTACAAGTTAATTTATCGGcttgaattaaaatttcatCCCCCATGCCACTAAGTTTTCTCTTCTCTAGTTCCCCGAGGCAGCTGGAAGATTCACTGCTTGTGACAACTTCCAAAAATTTTCCATGATTCGGGATTTGAGTTTTGGAAGCAACTTCCAAAACAAGGCTACAAtctttttccaaataatttttcttaacaGATGAACTACTTGCTGCTTCCTCAACCTTTTCACTTTCATCTTCCATCTTCAGTGACGTCCCAGGAATTCCAGAAAGAAAAAGAGCAAAGTCTTCACAGTTCTCTTGATCTAAATCGACCCATCGTAGGGATTTCATCTCTTCCACATTAAGTGATTCCTTCAACGCCGCTTCGACATGGGAAATTTGATCTTCTAAAGCTGAAACAAATTGCTTATGACGAGTGATTGTAATATCATCAGCATGCTTTTGGTAGCTCACATGGACAGCCTTTCCAAACTCTTCCAACTATTTTGGCAAACAGAATTTTAAAGAGAGAAACAGTAAGTTCAATATATTACAAGATTTACGAACCTAACCAACAAACATAGACTACATAAACATACATCATGATATGCCATAAGCTTCTCagagaaaacaaaataaaaactgatggtcatgaatattgaaaagaaaaaatattgaatGCCGACTAGCTAAGAACAAGAAAGGGATCACTCCACATTTAGTTTACCAAATTGAATGGATTTCACATCCTGAAAATTAGGCTATAAGCATTACATTTGTAAATGCTACAACGTATCCGACCTGCCATTTTGCGGTGCCTAATGCCCTTTGTAGATCTCTACCAATTTCATCTAAATGCTGAGGTATCAGCACTTCTCTCTTCGCTCTGAGCCATGTCCTGTAAGCTGATTCCATTCTGCCATAGCAAAAACACAAAATTGGATCCCATGATATGAAATAATTTTCAATTCGTCCTActataacataaacataaagtGGGAGATATAATTCTCTTTTATGATAAAATTTCCAAGAAACAACAAATTAGTGAACTATGTAAGTAGCAGTTGTATGATATTCCAAATTATTCCAGCAGTTAACTTCACAATATCTACAACTCGTCCCCTCTCCATCCGTACTAAATTCGAATGCTAACATAAACAAAACAGACGAAGCACAACTCacctgatttatcagtttaactTCACGTGTAAAAATGCACACTACTACAAAGAAAAAGGCGAGATAAAAACAAGATTATTACAAGAAAGAGCTCGTAACCCCAACTTTCTGAGAACTAAACAAAGCCCACCTAGACAAGAagacaataaaaaataacatgCATACAAATCGcagataaaataataacaaaagaTTCAGACGACAGATACAGAGCAAGAATCAACCACACAAACCAGACCCAGATCAAAAGAAATGCTGGAAAGACAATCAAAAACCGTAAAAAATCAATTACACTCACAAATCGGCAGATTGCTGGACCTCTTCAGCGGCAGAAAAAAAGGTGTCTTTTTGCCATAAATCAAAACTGTTCGCTACCAACATTTTCTCCGCTACGATCTTTCTTTCTTTCCCACCAAAAAACGAGTAAATAAATATTAAGAATACCAAAAGCTTCAATATTTATACAAGATTTCTTTAAAATGAAGAAATTAGCAAGAACTTGTTTTACTCACCTTCACTTCTTCGCCATGGAAAAGCAAAGAATGAAGAGAGAGAAACAAAATTAGATTGCATACCAGAAAAATACAGAGAGACGCTAAAACGAATTTTGGTcggatttaataattaaatattgatattttttatataataaaaataatatttttataatttaaatgtttaaaataagttattaatatttttaatatgaaaaattaatattttttattattattcgaatgtttaaaataagtttgtgtgTTTTTAAAGGCAAAATTACTCACCGAACTCACATTTTGGTGAAGATTATTCCGTATCCACTAAAAATATTCTttctattttaaataattataaatcattttcattaaaggatatattttatacaaaatattatataaatttcatAAACCGAATTACTTAACTTGTAACTTTATATTACTTATATttacatgatataatattttgaatacataatatatatttgTCGACTACAcctttaaattatatattaaatagaaaaaaataaacaatataaattctcgagtaggtctcttgtgagacggtctcacgaaactttatctgtgatacgggtcaactctaccgatatccacaataaaaagtaatactcttaacataaaaattagtattttttcgtgaatgaccaaaataagatatatgtcttacaaaatacgacctgtgagaccgtctcatacaagtttttgcctaatttctcttttcaaagttttagattatttttaaaataaaatctaacTTGTGGAAATGTTGTTTCTTGTTTAAAGAAattgatgattatgagtttttatgaaattgtaAACGTGTAAAAAGATATTCTTATATATTCCTcaaagaatattactttttattttgaatatcggtagggttgacccgtctcacagataaagattcgtgaaaccgtcttacaagagacctactcaatataatttatattatgtgttccatTATATTACATGGTTTATATTTGAATTGAGAGATATATTTGTTACTACCAACAAATGGTGAAGATAAAATATGTATTTGCTTATTACGCAAGAAACTTGTAGTATATAATTTGGCGTGGGATATCAATcaatttgatcagttcgaatattatttttgttttatattgAAATTCCATAATAAAATCTATTAAAATTTGGAGTTTAATTCAAAAgcgaataatatttatttatgttccAATTAGGCTCATTCAAGTGGTCACTCTCTCAATTGATGAAGTCTACTAAAAAAAAGATTCGAGATCTTTTAAACAACAATTTGGTTTTCCCGTAGAACAACAAAAAACATAGCCCTCTCTCTATATGAAGCTAATGATCTTTTAAAACCATGAGTTGTTTTTCTTAACAAAAACATATGTTCATAAAAATAAGATGTAAAATCCGATGGAGATGGAGCTACAAAAATTACTGAGTTtgaacatatttttaaattggtaaaaacttgtgtgagacggtctcacgagtcgtattttgtgagacggatctcttatttgggtcatccatgaaaatgtattactttttatgctaaaagcataactttttattgtgaatatcggtaggattgacccgtttcataataaagattcgtgagactgtctcataagagacctactcctttAAGTTTACATaagatttttttatgatttttcgaTATTTCACgctaatattaaatttatttttcccaagttataaatataaattcttCCATGCTAGTATTCATCTGCTAATGACTATGAAGCTACAAAATAATATGTTggtgtgcaataattgtccctgtttCATAGAACAATCGAACCGTGGTGTTTGAATTGttatacattttaaaatattagaattgCACAATTATCACTAGTTgtagcttttggtaaaacgacaagtgttcggtcctacaattgggtTTCAGAGTCAAAGTCACGAGTTTTATTCTTATTAATTGCAAATAGTGCAATTATTGAGAGATGGATTGTTAGAGTACCATAATTTTTTCTGCTTGGTAGATTAATTGAAACATGATGCTTGAGTtgtacggtttaaaagattAGAGTTTCACCATTATCGTCAGCTATAAATTTTGTTAAAGAGACAAGCACTCGGTCCTAATATCGGagtcaaggtcacgggttcAATATCCATTGATTTCAAGGATTTTGATTATTAGGAGGGATTGTTGAATTGCGATAATTTTATCTTCTATGCAAAAAAATCGAAAAGTGATGTTTGAACTAATatacattttcaaaaattaaatttgcATTGTTAACCAACTATaatgtaatgcctgagattttgattattgtaatctgaaatgatttattgataatggatgtgattatagacggaaaggatcagactGGGGAAGACCGGAGAAGAAattgttatgtgcgaggactgagccctcgcgcatatgcacgaccaagcggggcgcatatgcgcgaggtaggcagagaacctcgcgcatatgcgcgaccaggacccacgcatatgcgcgagtatggcagagaacctcgcgcatatgcgccagaggaggacgcgcatatgcgcgagctggtgGACTTGACAAATGCCAAGACAGAGTGTCTCGCCCATATGCGCCGAGGGAggtcgctcatatgcgcgagacgtgctgcaccaAGATGAAGCCACTTGTTTTTTCCCATGCAATGTATATGTAAAGCTATTCATTCCCTTCGAATTCAGCAGCTGAGAATCGAGAAGACCTTCAGGGAAGCTTCAAAGTTCTTGAAGtctagaattgtgattttgtgAAATCCAACCgttcgattttcaatccgacttcagtaccgtgctCTTATCGATAAGAACTTCAcacggacgtaagttttattatgttcttgTATGATTTGAAGatctgatattgaagaaatcatgatatgactgatattgtCTATTTCTGAGATTGTGGttattgtataatcgaaatcagaatGAAAAACGGATACCAtatgaatttgttatcattttcagattgaatttgattgagattatacagatttggtatcagattatgttttttgattgattatgagttgagattggtatttgttgatatttgtattgctgggtatattgagattgtgcagttatgccgttgaaacataattagattgagttctgattatatccagtattgatttgagtagtatattgatattgtacttctcagtattgtcattgccagattgagtattgacagattcgaattcgagacttcgacttcgtcagaccgagaaaaaaaaggtataaatcaatgttgaaccgggaagatacgactcgagtttgattgacttgagtttcccaaaatcacatactttactttatttcattgatatttgcaattcatgagattgatatgcttattctattgatttatagcaaagcatgtattgagtcataggcggatgtacatagtcattggcagaggtgccaagtctttggcggaggtgccaagacactggatgtttggtttatatcgatgtttcttaggagcagatcggcttctattgcggagattcagtatattgtgccaatgtaCAGGAACCGAGATCcatagattagagatgagtcgagtctgagatgatgagtcacgagtttatttacagctttatatcgattcatgtctttcagattttgatacatgttattgatatatgtttcaagcttttatatctgtttatatgattgcatgtatacatggtttatactgggaatatatttctcaccggagttatctagctgttgttgtgtttgtatgtgtgcataacaacaggtgggacaggatcagggtcaagaagaggatgagagatcaagattagtgtggagatccggacttagaagtagatttgatttcagcacttgatgtagttgttgaaccctagttgagacaaatgtattttgtacaagagttgtactttacttttgatgtttatatcagactgatgattatatgttccgcacttatgtattttaaaaaaaaatttagacccaaattaattaatttatcctaatgatgattaagaagacgaattaggttcgggtcaccacaacaggtggtatcagagcagtaggttctttagactgagatagaagctagtgagcggggtagattgagttttctttcctactTTTGCTATTCTAGCATGTTTAATTGTTTtgttaatacatgtttacctgaatatctgatgtgattggaaacatgtgttgtgGAGAATGAAtaagaaccgattcttgatcagtagtaagatgatcagaggaggactgaaacatgtttgtagtatttggttactaatctttttgataatcagatatgcctcctcgaaaaatcccagaacaaggtagtactttgaataatccgatggatgtcacagcaactccgatAGAGACACTGCCGAAGAAATTTCTGTTGTCCAACCCGCCGACTTTGAAAGACACtgagacttctgttgactgtgagagtaGCAGTAGTAGCAGTGGGAAGAAGGATAATTTGAAAACCCGAGGAAAACCGTTCAAGAGGCCTattagtagttcatctagctccagtggttcccgacagagccagaatagtacaggggtctattgcagaacttgtgaagggagacatcccacggagcaatgacaaggagtacttggtagttgccgtatctgcagacagcagggacactttgccagagtctgtccacagcaaggttcccagagatcccagggagcagaatcatctgaatcagtggctcagactgatagacgagcatcagctgttcactccttccaacCATCGACtactcctcagtcacagcagaggccaggaaaaagccagactgttagccaccctcctagacagcaggtcATAGtgtttgctttgactgaagaacaggctcaggaagcaccagatgatgttgttgcaggtaactgttctttatgtggttatcctgcttacgtattaattgatacgggtgcatcccacaATTTTATTTCCGAatgatttgcattgattcaggcattacctgttgagtcattatctgctgtagtatctgtctcttcacctttggggagaggtcttgtaCCAGTGACgcctgttagacattgtatgcaacagtatgacgggcatgagattgagttagactgtattgtacttgggttgtctgattttgactgcattattggtatcgatatgctgaacaaatacagagctaccgtagattgtttccagaagatcgtgagattcagacctgagatggctgatgaattgAAATTTTAcagtaagggttctagatctagaattcctttgataactgcattatctatgacttgattgttacagaaaagagcagagggtttccttgtgtattcagttgatgtactgaaatcgagcccatcattggctgatttgccagtaatatgtgagtttgctgatgtcttcccagatgagattccgggtttgccttcagttcgagagatagacttcagcattgaattggtaccaggtacagttccgatttctagagctccgtacagaatgacaccaattgagttgaaataattgaaagatcagttggaagatttactggccaagggttacattagaccgaatgtttctccttggggtgctccagtattatttgtcagaaagaaagatggttcaatgagactctgcattgactaccagcaactgaacaaggctacgataaagaacaaatatcctttgcctcgtatcgatgatttatttgatcagttgcagggttcttctgtctattccaagatcgatatgagatctaGATATCATCAACTGATAGTCAAAGAttttgatataccgaagacagctttcagaaccaggtatggccattatgagtttatagttatgccatttggtttgacgaatgctccagctgtatttatgggtttgatgaaccgtgtatttcagaagtatgtcgatgatttcgtgattatttttatcgatgatatcttgatttattcgaagaatatgattgatcatgctgagcatctgagaactgtgttaAGAATTCTGAGAAAAtagaaattgtatgcaaagctgtcgaaatgtgaattctggctgaagcaagttgtatttctgggtcatattatatctggaaatggtatttctgttgatcccagcaaagtggaggccgtgatcagttggcctagaccgacatctgtgccagagatacgcagttttatgggtttagcaggctactatcgtcgatttattaaagatttttcgattATTGCTAGGCCAATTacgcagttgactcagaagaatgcaccatttgtatggtctgaagagtgtgaatccagttttctagagttgaagaagagattgaccagtgctccggtgttgactatcccgtcaggtactggtgattttgttgtatattgcgatgcttctcacagaggattgtgTTGTGTTTTGATGTAGCGAGGACATGTCATTggttatgcctcgagacaattgaagccacatgagtctcgctatccaattcatgatcttgaattggcagccatcatctttgcattgaagatatggcgacattatttatacggtgagaagtttgagatttattctgatcacaagagtctgaaatatctgttttcacagtctgaactgaatatgaggcagcgaagatggattgatttactgaaagattttgattgtgaaatcaaatactatccgggaaaatcgaatgcagcagctgatgcactgagtcaaaagatatgttctttatccttatcgacgattggtgtttcaaatttgattgaagactgttgtttgtctggattagcatttaaaacagattgtagaccgctgagactctatactattcaagtcgaaccagagctgattttgagaattaaagaagctcagaaagttgatcagaatgtgcagaactcgatttcgatggtcagagcagggtatcgatcagagtatcaggtacatgatgatgtattgtatgtgaataatcgtcttgttgtgccagatatttcagatttgaaacaacagatattgtcagaagcgcacagtagtcgattcagtattcatcctggtggcagaaagatgtataatgatttgaaaagacagttttggtggaaacagatgaaagcagatattgcagagtttgtatcaaaatgtctgaattgccaacaggtgaaagccgaaagaaagaaaccaggaggtttgttgcacatcttgtctattcctgaatgaaaatgggatcacatttctatggatttcgtgacgaagctaccacgttcctcccgaggttgtgatgcgatttgggtcgtgattgatagattgacaaaatcagcatgttttatcccgtacaagatgacgtacagacatgaccagatggcagagatctatgtcagagaagtggtcagattgcatggagtgccgaagtcgattgtatcagaccgtgatcctcggtttacttcgcacttttggcatagtttgcagcaagctctaggtacgaaattacatctgagtaccgtaTATCATCCaaagaccgacggacagtcagagcggactatccagacattggaagatatgcttagagctgtagtgctagattttggcactagttggcaagattctttgcctctttgtgagttttcgtacaacaacagctatcagacgagtatagagatggctctatttgaagcattgtacggcaagaagtgcagatcccctctttattgggacgatatttctgaggtacctgagattgggcctgatatgatccgagatatgactgaaaaagtgaagctgattcgacAGAGAATGAGAACatctcaagacagacaggccaaatatgccaatgttcgacgtcgACCTctagtatttgaggcaggagaccgagtattcctgaagatttctcctttcagaggtgttgtcagatttggcaagaaagggaagttgtctccaagatatatcggtccttatgagattctagAGAAGATAgaagatcgtgcctatcgactcaccTTACCGcattctctatctggaatacatgatgtctttcatgtatctttattgcggaagtatcttctcatgcatctcatattcttcagccagacgaagcagaacttgatgagacactgagttattttgaaaagccgatccagattctcgatcataaagaaaaacaactcaaaacgaaaactattccgcttgtgaaggttcagtggagtcgtcatggcattgaagaagctacctgggagactgaatcagacatgagacagaaattcccagagttacttcactgatgtgagtttcctTATTTggcttctgttatacatttcttattgtatctgattagatatctgatttgattgcttgcgattttgaggacgaaatcagatcttagagggggagaaatgtaatgcccgagattttgattattgtaatctgaaatgatttattaataattgatgtcattatagacggaaaggattagACCGAGGAAGACCGGAGAAGAAATTGTTACGTGCGAGGactgagccctcgcgcatatgagcgaccAAGcggggcgcatatgcgcgaggtaggcagagaacctcgcgcatatgcgcaaccaggacccgcgcatatgcgcgggtatgacagagaacctcacgcatatgcgctggaggaggacgcgcatatgcgcgagctggtgGACTTGACaaatgccgagacagagtgtctcgcgcatatgcgccgagggaggtcgcgcatatgcgcgagacatgctgCACCAAGATGAAGCCACTTGTTTTTTCCCATGCAATGTATATGTAAAGCTATTCATTCCCTTCGAATTCAGCAGCTGAGAATCGAAAAGATCTTCAGGGAAGCTTCAAAGTTCTTGAAGtctagaattgtgattttgtgAAATCCAACCgttcgattttcaatccgacttcagtaccgtgctCTTATCGATAAGAACTTCAcacggacgtaagttttattatgttcttgTATGATTTGAAGatctgatattgaagaaatcatgatatgactgatattgtCTATTTCTGAGATTGTGGttattgtataatcgaaatcagaatGAAAAACGGATACCAtatgaatttgttatcattttcagattgaatttgattgagattatacagatttggtatcagattatgttttttgattgattatgagttgagattggtatttgttgatatttgtattgctgggtatattgagattgtgcagttatgccgttgaaacataattagattgagttctgattatatccagtattgatttgagtagtatattgatattgtacttctcagtattgtcattgccagattgagtattgacagattcgaattcgagacttcgacttcgttagACCAagaaaaaaaggtataaatcaatgttgaatcgggaagatacgactcgagtttgatttgacttgagtttcccaaaaccacatactttactttattgcattgatatttgcaattcatgagattgatatgcttagtctattgatttatagcaaagcatgtatttaGTCaaaggcggatgtgcctagtcattggcggaggtgccaagtctttggcggaggtgcaaagacactggatgtttggtttatatcaatgttgcttaggagcagatcggcttctattgcggagattcggtatattgtgccaatgtccaggaaccgggatccctaaattagagatgagtcgagtctgagatgatgagtcacaagtttatttacagctttatatcgattcatgtctttcagattttgatacatgttattgatatttgttttatatttttatatctgtttatatgattgcatgtatacatggtttatactgggaatatatttcttaccggagttatccggctgttgttgtgtttgtatgtgtgcataacaacatgtgggacaggatcagggtcaagaagaggatgagagatcaagattagcgtggagatccggacttagaagtagatttgatttcagcacttgatgtagttgttgaaccctagttgagacaaatgtattttgtacaagacttgtactttacttttgatgtttatatcagactgatgattatatgttccgcacttatgtatttaaaaaaaaaatttagacccagattaattaattgatcctaatgatgattaagaagacgaattaggtttggGTCACCACATATAACTTTTCGTAAAGCAACAAGTGCTCAATCTTTCATAATTATTCGTGCAAAAGTCAattcaaaatataataatttacaGGCCCCACGAGGACCTAGACCAGGTTTCTGAAGCTAGCTAAGAAAGTAACTGATGCCCTAGGTAATTCATAGGCCCCATAAgctgaaaaatcagttgatcGAGAGGATGTTAGACTTAAACCAAAAAGACGTGAACTAGAGTGGGTGTCGTTTTCTCAAGATTAAAGGCT
It contains:
- the LOC142530470 gene encoding uncharacterized protein LOC142530470; its protein translation is MLVANSFDLWQKDTFFSAAEEVQQSADLMESAYRTWLRAKREVLIPQHLDEIGRDLQRALGTAKWQLEEFGKAVHVSYQKHADDITITRHKQFVSALEDQISHVEAALKESLNVEEMKSLRWVDLDQENCEDFALFLSGIPGTSLKMEDESEKVEEAASSSSVKKNYLEKDCSLVLEVASKTQIPNHGKFLEVVTSSESSSCLGELEKRKLSGMGDEILIQADKLTCNLRTMKFPDKNSLEIVIDNDDRQKCSLTQSTPKEKGFKPSFWRSRCEQDPEAKGLLTQSKIINWVNQRIRGGYRSQRQQMVSPILPTNSLRFLLALMLTLFLVVPFLLYSA